The window TATTCCGTGTGTTTTGGCATTGGCTGGTGGCGCACTTGTCAGTCAGGGTGTCATTTCGCCAATGGAAGTAAGGGGCTCAGAAAATCTTATCAGCTTTGTTACGTGGATCATCTTTATGATTATTGCATTGCGAACACCACGGAACAAACAGGCTGAGCCGGATTTCATTCTCGGTAAGGAATAGGCGGTATGACACGTTAGACTCCTGCGGTACTATCAAAATATGATGTAGCAGAAAGCAATTTTGCAGCAGTAAAAATGAACCCCTTTATACTATGAACATGGTGGAGGGGTTTTTTTATGTCTGTTTCTATAGCTATAGAACCTGTCTTGTTTATTTCAAATGAGTCTTCACTTATTAAGAAAGTATAAAAAACGTTCAGTCACTTGAGAGGGGGGGATGTCGTAAGTGCATTGCGACACCGGAGAACTAAGATGGGTGGGGTGGGTTTTCTTACTAATATATTGAAAGCTTGTACTTTACTGGAAAGAATCAGATTGAGTTTATGCAGGTTGAATGTGTCAGATTGTTGCTAGTGTTGGTCTATATCGGCTAGGCTTTTTTCTAATCTGTTTACTTTTTTTACCGATATGATTTGAGCGCCATTAAAAGTTGTCTTTTATGATTTGTTATTTGGTTGTGGTTGATGTTTTTCAGCAGACGGGCGCGTAGACTCGATGTAGGTGTTTCGAGACTAGAATTGTTTGCTTACCGATTGATATGAGAAGCTTTAGTTGAATTTTGAGAAGGAAATTTTATGTTGGCTTTATTGTTTCTATGCTTATGCTCAATTTTGTATGTTGCTCCATGTTGGATTTTAGCCACCCGTAAAAATGTAGCACCTGCTTGGTATCATTGGGTGATCCCTTTTTGGAATCTTTTTGCCGCTTACAATGTCGGTAAGGGATCACTCAAGATGTTGTTTGGGGCATTGGCATTGTTTTTTGTTTTTGGAATAGCATCAGCCTTTGCACCCGGCATCGCCATGGGATTGCTGATGTCTGTAGGTGATGGCTTTAATTCCGCGCCGTTAATGTCTGGTGGCTTATTTTTTTATATGGCACTGGGATTGTCGGCATATGGCGTGTATCTTTATGCTATTTGGAAGTGGGCAAAAAATATAAGCGAGATGGCAGGGGTAGATCCGATGGTATTGGGTTTACTATTGGTTGTTATGCCTGCAATCCTTCCGATTGTGTGCAGTATTGCTTTGATGATGGGCTTGATTTCACCGGTTGTTTCGTCGGCAGTAAGTCCGTTAGCTTTTGTGCTGGCTTGGGTAGCTTTTTTAGTTATTGCACTTCGCACTCCTAAGGTGGGATACTTAGCCGATTCAGTATGATTAAAGTATAAAAAAAGCCCCGTCCGAAAATATTCGGCGGGGCTTTTTTTACGTGTAATTTTAAACCATCGTAATAACCGGAACGACAACAGGATCGCGCTCCAGTACTTTGCGGAAGAACCGACGAAGGCCGGAACGTATTCTGTCTTGGAGTAGCTGAATATCTTCAGGGCCGATGTTTTCGAGGAGTTCGAGAATGATGCATTTAGCGTCTTCTAAAACATGATCGAAATGAGCCTCAAAGATAAAGCCTTTAGAAACGATGGTAGGTCCGTGCAATATCTCCCAGAGCTGTTCATCCAGCACCATGAAGACCACAACCATTCCTTCTCCGCCAAGAATCTGGCGTTCTTTCAATACGGTGAGTCCAACATCGCCGACACCTTTACCGTCAACAAGAATTTCTTCAAGTTCGAGCGGTTTCTCGCGGGTGAGGGTTCCGTCACATAAGGTGACGGGCTGACCGTCTTCAATAATAAATGTATTTTCTTCCTCAACACCACACAGCTGTGCAAGACGGCAATGTTTTACCAGATGACGGTATTCACCGTGGACTGGAATGAAGTGTTTAGGAGCAACTGTATTTAGCATTTCACTCAGCTCGTCGCGGTAAGCGTGGCCTGATGCATGAATGTTACGGAAGCTTTCATAAAAGACTTCTGCACCCATGCGGTACATGTCGTTAATCATGCGAGTAATCGCAAGAGTGTTACCCGGAATAAAACGGGATGACATAACAACTGTATCGCCTTCCTGAATAGCAAGGTGTCTATGTTCACCACGGGCAATTCGGGAGAGAGCAGAAAGCGGCTCACCCTGTGAACCGGTGAGGAGCAGCACTGTTTCTTCGTCCGGCAGTTCCGGCATGTCTCGTGTGTCCATGTACAGTGGAGTACGGATACGAAGGAAGCCTAAATTATCGGCGATTTCTATGTTTTTAACTAGGCTGCGGCCGGATACGGCGATCTTGCGACCGTAACGGGCAGAAATATCGAGAACCTGCTGGATTCTTTGGATGTGGCTGGAGAATAGAGTGACAATGATGCGTCCCTTAGCGTTGGCAAAGAGATCTTCAAATGCACCTTTAATGTCACGTTCACTTAAAGAATGTCCCTCCCGCTCAATATTTGTTGAGTCGGAAAGAAGAAGTTCAACCCCGTCTTCAGAAAAAGCCTTGAAGGCTTCGAGGTCGGTGCGGTGGTTGTCAATTGGAGTCTTGTCGAGTTTGAAGTCACCGGTGTGAACAATTTTGCCAGCCGGAGTCTCAACGCCGAAGCCATATCCATCGACGATGGAATGGCAAACAGGGAAGAAGTTGAAGGCCAGATCTCCAAGTTCTAAACGTTCACGTGGAGCCACTGGGATAAGCTTTGTGCGGTGGAGCAGTTCTGCTTCACGCAATTTCCCTTCAACAAGAGCAAGGGTGAACGGAGACCCGTAAATAGGCACACTGAGCCAGCGGATAAGCCATGGAAGCGCACCAATGTGATCTTCATGTCCGTGGGTGAGTACAATGCCTTTGACTTTATCTTTCAGCTTAAGAATATGCTCAAACTGCGGGATAACAACGTCGACACCAAGATGGTAGTCGTGGGGGAACATGAGACCACAGTCTACGACAACGGTAGTTGTTTCTGTAGACCATATGGTACAGTTCATACCGATTTCGCCCATGCCGCCCAACGGCGTAAGTGTTACGCTTGGTTTTTGTGACATGCGCGCATCTCCATGTATTTTTTGTTCATGCGCTCACGGAGCATGTCGCTAAACTCGTTACGCTGTTTAACGGAATATTCAGCGGTGCTGATAGGGTCCATTGCCGTAATATAGACGTTTTTCCGTCTGCTGAGCTTCACGCGTCCTTTTGGCAGAATGTCACCGCTACCTTCGATAAGAACTGGTACAATAGGA is drawn from Halodesulfovibrio sp. MK-HDV and contains these coding sequences:
- a CDS encoding ribonuclease J, whose product is MSQKPSVTLTPLGGMGEIGMNCTIWSTETTTVVVDCGLMFPHDYHLGVDVVIPQFEHILKLKDKVKGIVLTHGHEDHIGALPWLIRWLSVPIYGSPFTLALVEGKLREAELLHRTKLIPVAPRERLELGDLAFNFFPVCHSIVDGYGFGVETPAGKIVHTGDFKLDKTPIDNHRTDLEAFKAFSEDGVELLLSDSTNIEREGHSLSERDIKGAFEDLFANAKGRIIVTLFSSHIQRIQQVLDISARYGRKIAVSGRSLVKNIEIADNLGFLRIRTPLYMDTRDMPELPDEETVLLLTGSQGEPLSALSRIARGEHRHLAIQEGDTVVMSSRFIPGNTLAITRMINDMYRMGAEVFYESFRNIHASGHAYRDELSEMLNTVAPKHFIPVHGEYRHLVKHCRLAQLCGVEEENTFIIEDGQPVTLCDGTLTREKPLELEEILVDGKGVGDVGLTVLKERQILGGEGMVVVFMVLDEQLWEILHGPTIVSKGFIFEAHFDHVLEDAKCIILELLENIGPEDIQLLQDRIRSGLRRFFRKVLERDPVVVPVITMV